From Bacillus basilensis, a single genomic window includes:
- a CDS encoding cation:dicarboxylate symporter family transporter translates to MKKFGLATQIFVALVLGIVVGAIFYGNKTAISYITPIGDIFIHLIKMIVVPIVISALIVAVAGVGDMKKLGKLGGKTILYFEIITTIAILMGLLAANIFQPGTGVDMNNLQQSDISSYKQTADATEKKGFAETIVHIVPKNVFESIAQGDLLPIIFFSVLFGLGVAAIGEKGKPVFNFFEGVLEAMFWVTNQVMKFAPFGVFALIAVTVAKFGVATLLPLGKLVLAVYVTVILFVVIVLGINARMVGVNIFTLMKILKEELILSFTTASSEAVLPNIMRKMEEFGCPKAVASFVIPTGYTFNLTGSAIYQALAALFVAQMYGVHMSLTEQITLLFVLMLTSKGMAGVPGASFVVVLATLGSMGLPLEGIALIAGIDRILDMIRSSVNVLGNALAAIVMSKWEGEFDNEKAKQYVETVKETKAA, encoded by the coding sequence ATGAAAAAATTCGGATTGGCGACACAGATTTTTGTTGCACTTGTTTTAGGGATTGTAGTAGGGGCAATCTTCTATGGTAATAAAACGGCGATTTCTTATATTACACCAATTGGGGATATATTTATTCACTTAATTAAAATGATTGTAGTACCGATTGTTATTTCAGCATTAATTGTTGCGGTAGCTGGTGTAGGTGATATGAAGAAGCTTGGGAAACTAGGCGGGAAGACAATTCTTTATTTCGAAATTATTACGACAATTGCTATTTTAATGGGATTACTTGCGGCAAATATATTCCAACCAGGTACTGGCGTTGATATGAATAACTTACAGCAAAGCGATATTTCTTCTTATAAACAAACAGCTGATGCTACAGAGAAGAAAGGTTTTGCTGAGACGATTGTTCATATTGTACCGAAAAACGTATTTGAATCGATTGCACAAGGTGACTTATTACCGATTATTTTCTTCTCAGTATTATTCGGTTTAGGAGTTGCGGCAATTGGGGAAAAAGGAAAGCCTGTCTTTAACTTCTTTGAAGGTGTACTCGAAGCGATGTTTTGGGTTACCAATCAAGTTATGAAATTTGCACCATTTGGTGTATTCGCATTAATTGCTGTTACGGTTGCAAAATTTGGTGTAGCAACACTACTTCCTTTAGGAAAACTAGTGCTAGCTGTATACGTAACTGTTATACTATTCGTTGTGATTGTATTAGGTATTAACGCTCGAATGGTTGGCGTAAACATTTTTACGTTAATGAAAATTTTAAAAGAAGAACTTATTCTTTCATTTACGACAGCAAGTTCAGAAGCTGTTTTACCTAATATAATGAGAAAAATGGAAGAGTTCGGTTGTCCAAAGGCAGTTGCTTCTTTCGTTATTCCGACAGGTTATACATTTAACTTGACTGGATCGGCTATTTATCAAGCGTTAGCGGCATTGTTTGTTGCACAAATGTACGGAGTGCACATGTCACTGACAGAGCAAATAACGTTATTATTCGTTCTCATGTTAACATCCAAGGGTATGGCGGGAGTTCCAGGTGCATCGTTCGTTGTTGTATTAGCAACGTTAGGTTCAATGGGGTTACCACTAGAAGGTATCGCGTTAATTGCGGGAATTGACCGCATTTTAGATATGATTCGCTCATCTGTCAATGTATTAGGAAATGCATTAGCGGCCATTGTTATGTCGAAGTGGGAAGGCGAATTCGATAATGAGAAAGCAAAACAATATGTAGAAACAGTCAAAGAAACAAAAGCAGCATAA
- the aspA gene encoding aspartate ammonia-lyase: MATLTEVKNGVRIEKDFLGEKEVPNFAYYGVQTMRAVENFPITGYKIHEGLIRAFAVVKKAAALANTDVGRLELNKGGAIAEAAQEILDGKWHDHFIVDPIQGGAGTSMNMNANEVIANRALELLGMEKGDYHYISPNSHVNMAQSTNDAFPTAIHIATLNALEGLLQTMGYMHDVFELKAEQFDHVIKMGRTHLQDAVPIRLGQEFKAYSRVLERDMKRIQQSRQHLYEVNMGATAVGTGLNADPEYIEAVVKHLAAISELPLVGAEDLVDATQNTDAYTEVSAALKVCMMNMSKIANDLRLMASGPRVGLAEIMLPARQPGSSIMPGKVNPVMPEVINQIAFQVIGNDHTICLASEAGQLELNVMEPVLVFNLLQSISIMNNGFRAFTDNCLKGIEANEDRLKEYVEKSVGIITAVNPHIGYEAAARVAKEAIATGQSVRELCVKNGVLSQEDLELILDPFEMTHPGIAGATLLKKN; this comes from the coding sequence ATGGCAACATTAACTGAAGTTAAAAATGGTGTTCGAATTGAAAAAGATTTTTTAGGTGAAAAAGAAGTACCAAACTTCGCATACTACGGTGTACAAACAATGCGTGCAGTTGAAAACTTTCCAATTACAGGATACAAAATCCATGAAGGTTTAATTAGAGCGTTCGCAGTTGTAAAAAAAGCTGCAGCGCTTGCTAATACAGATGTAGGAAGATTAGAATTGAACAAGGGCGGCGCGATCGCAGAAGCTGCTCAAGAAATTCTTGATGGAAAATGGCATGATCATTTCATCGTAGATCCAATCCAAGGCGGAGCAGGTACTTCAATGAACATGAACGCAAATGAAGTCATTGCCAATCGTGCTCTTGAATTATTAGGAATGGAAAAGGGAGACTATCATTATATTAGTCCAAACAGTCATGTAAACATGGCGCAATCAACAAATGATGCATTCCCAACGGCGATCCATATCGCAACATTAAACGCATTAGAAGGTTTATTACAAACGATGGGTTATATGCACGATGTATTTGAATTAAAAGCAGAACAGTTCGACCATGTGATTAAAATGGGTCGTACACATCTACAAGACGCTGTGCCAATTCGTCTTGGACAAGAATTTAAAGCGTACTCTCGCGTACTTGAACGTGATATGAAACGAATTCAGCAATCACGTCAACACTTATATGAAGTAAATATGGGAGCAACTGCAGTTGGTACAGGTTTAAATGCAGATCCAGAATATATTGAAGCAGTTGTAAAACATTTAGCTGCCATTAGTGAACTACCACTTGTTGGCGCAGAAGACTTAGTAGATGCAACGCAAAATACGGATGCTTATACTGAAGTATCTGCAGCACTTAAAGTATGTATGATGAATATGTCTAAAATTGCGAATGACCTTCGCTTAATGGCATCAGGTCCACGTGTTGGTTTAGCTGAAATTATGTTACCAGCTCGTCAACCAGGTTCATCTATTATGCCAGGGAAAGTAAACCCTGTTATGCCAGAAGTAATTAATCAAATTGCTTTCCAAGTAATTGGTAACGATCATACAATTTGCCTTGCTTCAGAAGCAGGACAATTAGAATTAAACGTGATGGAACCAGTACTTGTTTTCAACTTACTGCAATCGATTAGCATTATGAACAACGGTTTCCGTGCCTTTACAGATAATTGCTTAAAAGGAATTGAAGCGAATGAAGATCGCTTAAAAGAGTATGTTGAGAAGAGTGTAGGAATTATTACAGCCGTGAACCCTCATATCGGTTATGAAGCAGCAGCTCGTGTTGCAAAAGAAGCAATCGCGACAGGGCAATCCGTTCGAGAACTTTGTGTGAAAAATGGTGTATTGTCACAAGAAGACTTAGAGTTAATTCTAGATCCATTCGAAATGACACATCCAGGGATTGCAGGAGCAACACTTTTAAAGAAAAATTAA
- the malS gene encoding oxaloacetate-decarboxylating malate dehydrogenase, which translates to MSKFTVASNGSLETTLRGVEVLSTPLLNKGVAFTQEEREELGLKGLLPPAVLTLEEQARRAYEQFCSQPDDLLKNVYLTALHDRNEVLFYRILTDHLREMLPIVYTPTVGVAIQRYSHEYRKPRGVYLSINDPSGIEEAFANIGATAENIDLVVVTDGEGILGIGDWGVGGINIAIGKLAVYTAAVGIDPSRVLPVILDVGTNREELLNNPFYIGNRHPRITGEAYDEFIDTFVQAVNKQFPKALLHWEDFSSRNARKILDKYRHDVCTFNDDIQGTGAVSLAAVLSAVKASGVPLSEHRVVVFGAGTAGIGIADQVRDAMVRVGVSEEESYKRFWCIDRNGLVTDNMEDLLDFQIPYARKEAEVSEWKQNDVIGLAEVVKHVKPTILIGTSTVAGAFKEEIIKEMASHVERPIILPMSNPTPLAEAKPADLIQWTEGRALVATGSPFEPVTYNGVTYVIGQSNNALIFPGLGLGTIVVRASVMTDGMFAAAAEAVASMVDTSQPGAPILPEVEELRNISEMVAIEVAKVAVAEGVARENLSDNDIKIAVKEAIWEPEYRQIKAVEKVRI; encoded by the coding sequence ATGAGTAAGTTTACAGTAGCTTCTAATGGTTCATTAGAAACGACATTAAGAGGAGTAGAAGTATTATCAACACCACTTTTAAATAAAGGGGTCGCTTTCACGCAAGAAGAGAGAGAAGAATTAGGTTTAAAAGGGTTATTACCGCCAGCAGTTTTAACATTAGAAGAACAAGCACGCCGAGCATACGAACAATTTTGTTCTCAGCCGGATGATTTATTAAAGAATGTATACTTAACAGCGTTACATGATCGAAATGAAGTATTATTTTATCGTATTTTAACAGATCATTTACGTGAAATGTTACCAATCGTATATACACCAACTGTCGGTGTAGCAATTCAAAGATATAGTCATGAATATCGTAAACCACGTGGTGTGTATTTATCAATTAACGATCCGTCAGGTATTGAAGAAGCATTTGCCAATATTGGTGCAACAGCAGAAAATATCGATTTAGTCGTTGTAACAGATGGAGAAGGTATATTAGGAATTGGTGACTGGGGCGTTGGTGGTATTAACATCGCAATCGGAAAATTAGCTGTTTATACGGCCGCAGTTGGAATCGATCCTAGTCGTGTATTACCGGTAATTTTAGATGTAGGTACAAATCGCGAAGAATTATTAAATAATCCATTTTATATTGGAAATCGTCACCCTCGTATAACAGGGGAAGCTTATGATGAATTTATTGATACATTTGTTCAAGCGGTAAATAAACAATTCCCGAAAGCACTCTTACATTGGGAAGATTTCAGTTCTCGTAACGCACGAAAAATTTTAGATAAATACCGCCATGACGTGTGTACATTTAATGATGATATTCAAGGAACAGGTGCAGTTTCACTTGCTGCTGTATTATCAGCAGTAAAAGCTTCTGGTGTACCGTTAAGCGAACACCGCGTTGTTGTGTTTGGTGCTGGTACGGCTGGAATCGGTATCGCAGATCAAGTTAGAGATGCGATGGTCCGCGTAGGCGTATCAGAAGAAGAATCATATAAGCGATTCTGGTGTATTGATCGTAACGGGTTAGTTACAGATAACATGGAAGATCTTCTTGATTTCCAAATTCCGTATGCAAGAAAAGAAGCGGAAGTAAGTGAGTGGAAGCAAAATGATGTAATCGGACTTGCGGAAGTTGTGAAGCATGTGAAACCGACAATTTTAATTGGTACATCAACTGTTGCAGGCGCATTTAAAGAAGAGATTATAAAAGAAATGGCTTCTCACGTAGAAAGACCAATCATTTTACCAATGTCGAATCCGACGCCACTTGCTGAAGCAAAACCAGCTGATTTAATCCAGTGGACAGAAGGAAGAGCATTAGTTGCTACGGGAAGTCCTTTTGAACCAGTTACATACAACGGTGTAACGTATGTGATTGGACAATCAAATAATGCACTTATTTTCCCAGGGCTAGGCCTTGGAACAATTGTAGTACGTGCAAGCGTTATGACGGATGGCATGTTCGCAGCAGCAGCTGAAGCAGTTGCAAGCATGGTAGATACAAGTCAGCCAGGAGCACCTATTTTGCCAGAAGTTGAAGAGTTACGTAATATCTCGGAAATGGTTGCAATTGAAGTAGCGAAAGTTGCCGTTGCGGAAGGTGTTGCTAGAGAGAACTTAAGTGATAACGATATTAAGATTGCAGTGAAAGAAGCAATATGGGAACCAGAGTATCGCCAAATAAAAGCGGTAGAAAAGGTTAGAATATAG